From Populus alba chromosome 16, ASM523922v2, whole genome shotgun sequence:
GTTCTTTCCTTTCTCATGAGGGCTAGCTGCTTGGTTTAATTCATGAAATAATTTGCATAAATTAAGAATCCAGCATTGCATGCTAGTGTTTGTGAGGGCATAAATCTAGTGCTTCTACTTGGTGTTCAATTTACTTCTGAGTTCTGTTCAGAAACAAAGTCATTTCCTTCTCAATCTGTCACGGTGATCTGCgaaacatgaaattaattgaacTTATCTTAATCTGTTGTTTTTCTGAGTAGGTGGTTAGGATGTACTTGTTTTTCCATCTGCTGAGTTAAAATACTAAACCAGATTATAATGAGTAATGTCTTGCAGGAGCTTGTTGAATTGGTGAAGCAGGATTTTGGAAGCATTGACATCCTTGTGCATTCACTTGCTAATGGGCCAGAGGTCCTGTGATATTCATTTTTCCTCTTGTGCttcttttcaagatttttgtGTCACTGAATCACTTAACTTCACAGGTTAGCAAACCTCTCCTTGAGACATCCAGGAATGGATATCTCGCTGCCATCTCAGCTTCAAGCTATTCCTTTGTTTCGTTACTGAAAGAATTTGTTTCAATAATGAATCCAGGTATAATTATCAtcctattttctttcttgggcATCACCATTGATTTTTCCTGGAAATTAAGTTTCAATGTTGAATGTTGATATTGCAGGTGGCGCTTCAATTTCTCTCACCTACATTGCTTCTGAAAGGATCATTCCAGGGTATTCACATGCTTTTTTATTGCTTCTAGAAGTCACCAtgccttcctttttttttttttccctttcaaaaacataattataaattgttacatATGCAGATATGGTGGAGGCATGAGTTCAGCAAAGGCTGCTCTCCAGAGTGATACACGAGTGGGTTTCTTATTTCTctcccatttcttttttctatatctCTAGCTTACCATATTCTAgcattcattttgatttttccaatttttccatttttgatTCAGGTGCTGGCTTTTGAAGCTGgaagaaaacacaaaatcagAGTCAACACTATATCTGCAGGTATATTGGCTATTCCTAGTTAACAAAATTACATGGGCCGAAGCTAGGAGCATAACAATCCTACAATCTCTTGAACTATATTTAGGGCCCAATGGCACATGCTCAAGaatgatttagatttttttatttcaaacataaatatttaGAGCATGAACGAAACTGCAGCCATCTATTGCACTTGTGAGATCCGAAGATCGTTGCCATTTGATAATTGTTAAGAAGATCTCTTGCTGAAGTTGAGATTCTTGTATTCTCTGTGATCCCCCCTACACCCTTTTGATATGCATGTGTTTCTCTAAGGAGTCAGTTCAGCCAGCCAGCTTCTCTCTTTAATTCTTCATGCAACCATTCACGGTGGATCCATGTGCACAACATGGAAAGGCCTTCACCCTAACTGTAATTTGCATAGGTAAATAGAGCATCCCTGCATTGGACAAATTGTGAATCATGCTGCCATTTGGGTCTTGAGGTATATGAGCTGTCTATACACACTACTCAAGAGTAGACCAATCCGTCCTCTTGTCTATATTTCTGCAAGTTTGAACATTAGCATCGTTGTTCTTCTCTAGGTGTGTGAAATGCAAATGCAATCTTCTGAAGCATGAGCACCAACAGAACTGGTGGCTCAGAATTGCACATTCATGTCTTTGACTgtattccttcttcttcttcttcttctttggatTGCTGGGTCAAATGCTGAGCATGCTAGATTACCCTGCATACTCAGGGTTGTGTGTGCACGTGTCTCACATATTTGTTCTCACAAATATTTTTAGGCCCCTTACGAAGTCGTGCCGCGAAAGCAATTGGATTTATTGAGATGATGATCGATTACTCATCGGCTAATGCACCCTTACAGAAGGAACTATCTGCTGGTAAGCTATGAACTATACAAATTGGTCTCCATTTGATTGTACtgttatataaaaagaaacaaaaaggacaATTACATAAACTACATGAAAGTGTTCATCTAAGTTCAAAAATTAAGAGTTTGGCTTTCCCTTGCTATGACTCATTTTTGACCCCCAATCAAAtaaaccaaatttgaaaaactgTTTCGTAATAGCACTCACAGCTAAATGTTGCCTTATAATTACATGCTTTGTTCTTCCTTCCTGAGCTTGAAATCTAATGTTGCAGAGGAGGTGGGGAATGCAGCTGCTTTCCTGGCTTCACCCTTGGCTTCGGCTATCACTGGAGCAGTTGTTTATGTGGACAATGGTTTGAATGCTATGGGAGTGGGAGTTGACAGCCCAATATTTGTGGATCTTGACATTCCAAAGGATAACTAGAGCTCGAGGTTAAAATTCCAATGTTGTTTATTGTGCCAGctgaaaattttgtattttgcaaaaaataaatcgaTCCTCCAAAAAATCTTGTCAGGCCTTGCAATTACCTAATTAATTGgaacttatttttcttaatgACATTCCATAGCTTTAAAACATTGGTGTTGTCgttctctccctccctccctctctcacacacacCTGATGTTCCTGCTTTAAGCAAGAAtacaaatcaaaatgataaaattaatttatgtcatCATCTAGTGTTCAGTAAGCAACATAAATGAATCGGAGGCTGTTGTGTTCTTGTGCAGCAGATATATTGGGATGCTTTATGTCAAAGGAATTTTTGGTTAGCAATCGTGGTCTCAACTTCACAAAATAGCatgctcaaaaaaaaaaaaaaaaaaaaaaacaccagggAGAGGATGAGAGAACAGAGGAAAGATGGTTGCTAATTTGCTTCTCAAATTTCTACCAAAAAGAATCCCTAGGGAACACAGAGAAAAAGGCCACGATTAATATGATGGCCTAAATGCTAAAATACTGATTAACCTCTATCATTCTATGCATGTACACGACTATATGACTGACTCATGGGAAGGTCCCAATATCTTCTGGCTGAAGCCCCCCGCATGCTTACATTCTCACCTCATTTTTCGCTTCCCTTTCCGAATAGCGGGTATTCTTACTTGGATATTATCGTTCTCAGGAGTTGAGTCTTCCACAACTGTCTTCTCTTGTAAAACCAAACCACGGTTCCTGGAGAACTTCCGAATGGGAGTGGTAGGTCCTCCTGCCTGAGTTTCTACAGGTATCGGATCTGCTAGGCTATCACTTGTCATGTTTATTTGATTCCTATTTGGCATTAGCTCCTCACCTACCTCAACAGCAGATATCATCAACTGCAAAATTTTGCGTCGGCACATATCAGAAACTAGACCAGCTATAAAgattgtttattttctaaatacaTTATCAGAAAATGCAACATTGGTATAACGTATAAGAATTAAACTAGGAAATGTATCATTGGGCACGTGGTTTCTTGTGAAAGGAATATGAGGCAAGTGCAGTGTGTACACAAAGCTTAACACTCAATTATCTGGACTTCCTACCACTATGTTAAACCAACATGTTTATCTTCGGTCGTCACCTGCTGCAACAATCAAATCTTCAAATAACTACTCCATAATCATTAAGACAATTATTCTGCACTTATGTACTTGTGCTACTATTCCATTATGCTGCTAGAGAACCCAGTTTAGGCTAAAATCCTTGAAATGGTCggcatttataaataaaagaaaaattctgcaaaaatttatcataaaaatataaatctaattCATCAAACTAAGATCCAGGTACCTTCCAATCCTTGAAGTCAAATCTGAAGACAAAGTGCCGGTAAGCTACCTCCCCTGAGACTACTTTACCAGCATCAGGCGCATTCCTTGGAGCTGAAATGTAGGGGATTCTTAGAcaataagaaggaaaaaaaaggcagAGAAAGGCATTTTAGAATGAAAgcatttataaaaatcttacaaaCAAGATGCCAGCCATTCTCATTCACTTTTATTTCAGCCCTTCCATCTTTAACTAGAAATGATAAAGCAAACAAATTCTCCACTGTCTGTGCAAAAGAGTTTCTATTCAAAACCAAATTTTCAAGCTTGACActtcttttattctttaaaatactaAACATGGTTGCCATATTTTTGTCAGTATCTGTTCTCTCCTTTGCACCACTGTCATTGACCTGCACAAAGTAACAGGAAAGCTTGGTACCCTAGATTCCAGACAAGGGATTCAGGTATACATATATTAATGCTGAAATGATTGAAGAATGAGCAATTTGAGGTCtcaattgaataattcaataaaatttgaaggtGAATAAACAAGATAAAGTAACAGAAGAATAGTTCTTTCCATTCCTAGGTTAAGCATATAGCAGTCGAACTTGGTTATTGCCACTCCAACTCAATCAACTTTTTTCACAAAACAGAAACCAATTGCACAAGCATATAAAGCACCCTCACCTCTTGGGGTTGAACACTTCCAGTTGGTCTTGTACGTCTTCTACCAACAACAGCCTTCCGTTGCTTTAACTCAGTATCCATCGGCCCAACCCTaaacaggggaaaaaaaaagatgaaaaaatattcattcaAAATTTTCCAACACAAAAGGGTGTTCCAAAAAGGACAATGTTCTGCTGCTATTACATGGTACAGCATCCAGGACAACTACTGAAAATATGCGAGACAGCAACTCCAATATCTTTCCAAGCAATCAAATTTCTGCTACCGTCAGCACTAGTACCAGGCCCATCTTGTCGGCCAAAATCTCTAAGGAGACCATTGACAAAATCTGAAGGTGTTATTCCATCATGTCCATGCGCCTTAACAGACGCTACCAAAGAGTTTGTTATATCCAATAAAGCCTCTGCATCAGCAACTTGTTCTCTAGGTTTCTGCACTGAAGATCACATAAATTGCAAAACCAAGaacaattaagaaaatcataaatgacCATTCTTACTAGAACCGTAATTAGTTTTACAAAAATAGCAAGAGTtaatcaacaataacaaaaacaataataccaTTCTCACCAAAACACTCTTCCAAAACCATTTACAGAGCAATTTAAAGAGTTCGAATAACGGGAAGCACTCATTCAATGCAACACTTTTCAGGAAGTAATTTCGGGAAGAATTAAAGCTCTAAGAAATTagcattagaagaaaaaaaacctcaatgCACATCAGTGTTCGAACGATGAAATTCTAAACCAAGAACAAGAATTTGAgccttaattctcaattaaaaaaaggaatagAAATGATTAGTGAAACGTAGAAGTAGTGAATACCCAATTTGTGCAAGTCCTCCACTTGATTAATAATGGAATTAAACTTATCTGAATCAACCCTTTCAACGTCCTCTCTTCCATCTGCtcaattttttcaacaaaaatgcATCACTCATGTGTCAAACTGTGAAGAAAGCCAAATAAAAAGGAAACTTGTAAATAATGAAGACAGAAAGGACTCGAAAACAAACTacgaaaattaagaaaaaaaagaaagaaagaaaagagtgcCAATTATGATTCTCTTCACGTCACGGTAACGTGAACGGAGAAGTCTCCGTTCAGTGGCCTCTTGACTGCCCATATCGCTCGTTTCGGCTCCACCATTATTGagtctgctgctgctgctagtaCTACCAGCAGCAGCAGGATGGGGAGTAATGTGGGGTTCGCGTTTGACGGGTCGGGTCATGGAGGTGGGGTTTTATTAGAAAGAATTGGGAATTGTTAGGGTTTGAAATTAAGATGGAAagagatttaaatttaattgttagGATTTTCGGGGAGAAATGTCTAGAGTCTATTTTCTTTCGCTCACTTTTTATTTGCGCTGCGCGGTTTCTTAACAATTAGGAATTCTTCTGCTTTTAGCCATGGAGAAGCGTCCTCAATACGGATCGGGACACGTGCGACTTTTGGAGGGCACGAGCGGAAATAAACGGTTGCAGAAGCGATTCTAAAACCGGGCCTTTTGCAAAAAGGAGATGGGTCTTTAGGACTTCATGTATTGGCCCGTGAGACTAGAATAGATTTTATAAACCGAGGGTCAAAATGTACAATTTCCATTTTAGAGGAGCAGTTTTATAAACTTTTCCTAGAAATTTTATAAGCATGCGGAGGATTttgcaaaattttcaattttttttttattattttatcagaGTACACTTCAACTAatggttaactatataaatctttaataattataaaatttatagtattcaattatttttaaaaattaaatttaaaacttaatcaGGTAGTTCAGAATCCCTCTAAATTATTTGAGGAT
This genomic window contains:
- the LOC118052361 gene encoding enoyl-[acyl-carrier-protein] reductase [NADH] 1, chloroplastic, yielding MATAATPATNMAMIKPCISSSRKVFMSSAASFSTESKEASWNRLTSSSHISSRQPFFQSIFSAPIKFKKLVTRAMSAANENKPLPGLPVDLRGKRAFIAGVADDQGYGWAIAKSLAAAGAEIIVGTWVPALNIFESSLRRGKFDESRVLPDGSLMEITKVYPMDAVYDSPDDVPEDVKSNKRYAGSSKWTVKELVELVKQDFGSIDILVHSLANGPEVSKPLLETSRNGYLAAISASSYSFVSLLKEFVSIMNPGGASISLTYIASERIIPGYGGGMSSAKAALQSDTRVLAFEAGRKHKIRVNTISAGPLRSRAAKAIGFIEMMIDYSSANAPLQKELSAEEVGNAAAFLASPLASAITGAVVYVDNGLNAMGVGVDSPIFVDLDIPKDN
- the LOC118052373 gene encoding non-structural maintenance of chromosomes element 4 homolog A isoform X2, whose protein sequence is MEERTLKGLIQISLIPLLIKWRTCTNWKPREQVADAEALLDITNSLVASVKAHGHDGITPSDFVNGLLRDFGRQDGPGTSADGSRNLIAWKDIGVAVSHIFSSCPGCCTMVGPMDTELKQRKAVVGRRRTRPTGSVQPQEVNDSGAKERTDTDKNMATMFSILKNKRSVKLENLVLNRNSFAQTVENLFALSFLVKDGRAEIKVNENGWHLVSPRNAPDAGKVVSGEVAYRHFVFRFDFKDWKLMISAVEVGEELMPNRNQINMTSDSLADPIPVETQAGGPTTPIRKFSRNRGLVLQEKTVVEDSTPENDNIQVRIPAIRKGKRKMR
- the LOC118052373 gene encoding non-structural maintenance of chromosomes element 4 homolog A isoform X1, whose product is MTRPVKREPHITPHPAAAGSTSSSSRLNNGGAETSDMGSQEATERRLLRSRYRDVKRIIIDGREDVERVDSDKFNSIINQVEDLHKLVQKPREQVADAEALLDITNSLVASVKAHGHDGITPSDFVNGLLRDFGRQDGPGTSADGSRNLIAWKDIGVAVSHIFSSCPGCCTMVGPMDTELKQRKAVVGRRRTRPTGSVQPQEVNDSGAKERTDTDKNMATMFSILKNKRSVKLENLVLNRNSFAQTVENLFALSFLVKDGRAEIKVNENGWHLVSPRNAPDAGKVVSGEVAYRHFVFRFDFKDWKLMISAVEVGEELMPNRNQINMTSDSLADPIPVETQAGGPTTPIRKFSRNRGLVLQEKTVVEDSTPENDNIQVRIPAIRKGKRKMR